Genomic segment of Candidatus Binatus sp.:
CGAAATCGCCCAACAAGCTCCAAACCTCAGCGAGAAAGAGAAGAGGAATTAGAAAAATGGCACTACTAACAGGCAAAGTTGCGGTAATTACCGGCGCCGGCCGCGGCATCGGGCGCGAAGAGGCGTTGTTGCTGGCCAAGCAGGGAGCCAAGGTCGTCGTCAACGACCTCGGCGGCCACTTCGACGGGACCGGGCAGTCGCGTTCCCCGGCCGAGGACGTGGTCAAGGAAATCCGCTCCGCCGGCGGCGAGGCAGTCGCCAACTTCGAAAGCGTGACCGACTTCAAGGCCGCCAAGCGGATCCTCGATTGCGCGATCGACAACTTCGGCAAGCTCAACATCGTCGTCAACAACGCGGGCATCCTGCGCGACCGCATGATGTTCAACATGAGCGAAGAAGACTGGGACGCGGTCATTTCAGTCCATCTGAAAGGCTCGTTCAACGTCGCCCGCCACGCGACCGCCTACTGGCGCGAGCAGCACAAGGCCGGCAACGTGCTCAGCGGCCGGCTGATCAACACCAGCTCCGACTCGGGCATCCTGGGCAACGCGGGACAGAGCAACTACGGATCGGCCAAGGCGGCGGTCGCCGCGATGGCGATAATCGTGGATCGCGAGATGAGCCGCTACGGCGTCACCGCAAATGCGATCGCGCCGATAGCGCGCTCGCGACTTACCGTCGACG
This window contains:
- a CDS encoding SDR family oxidoreductase, whose protein sequence is MALLTGKVAVITGAGRGIGREEALLLAKQGAKVVVNDLGGHFDGTGQSRSPAEDVVKEIRSAGGEAVANFESVTDFKAAKRILDCAIDNFGKLNIVVNNAGILRDRMMFNMSEEDWDAVISVHLKGSFNVARHATAYWREQHKAGNVLSGRLINTSSDSGILGNAGQSNYGSAKAAVAAMAIIVDREMSRYGVTANAIAPIARSRLTVDATPQTAAGMAQKPGQWDAFTPAHVAPLVAWLASDDAKDVHGEVFRVGMGNVWLMRGWHTGAKVSKKGSMWEPAELGAKLKEELAKGVTKKESMGEVMGGGA